Proteins encoded in a region of the Haloglomus salinum genome:
- a CDS encoding amidase, with product MTDTFQSAAAIAREVRAGDRSAVDTVEPFLERIADRGDPTNALVTVLDERAREQAAAVDEQVADGEDPGPLAGVPLAVKDLTETIEGVPNTHGLKPLADNVADHTTVTVRRLEAAGAVIVGTTNTPELGHTPLTYNELQGPTATPFDLERNAGGSSGGSAAALADGLTVLATGSDVGGSLRNPASCCGVVSVKPSYGLVPKETRPDGFNSHSPFAVLGPMARSVEDVGLMLDVLAGQDDVDPFSVPAEGDYAAAAAGGVPAEEFSVGYSPDLDRFAVEQSVRDACREAVDALADAGAPVEDATVGGPPKGDMTFDYGKQATAFFATVVDRLEDEHPDLDIEGEHAGEVSPTLLNTLGMGRGHGADDYLDANVGRTAFYDAVEDALDGRDALAVPVLATPPLPLEGEFPNEIDGENVAGLPMDWMLSWPFNMSGHPVVTVPAGLTDDGLPVGLQLVGHRYDEERLLSLAAAYEAANPWSYPDA from the coding sequence GTGACAGACACGTTCCAGTCGGCCGCGGCCATCGCCCGCGAGGTCCGTGCGGGCGACCGGTCTGCCGTCGACACCGTCGAGCCGTTCCTCGAGCGTATCGCCGACCGCGGGGACCCCACCAACGCCCTCGTGACGGTCCTCGACGAGCGCGCCCGCGAGCAGGCTGCCGCCGTCGACGAGCAGGTGGCCGACGGCGAGGACCCCGGCCCGCTGGCGGGCGTCCCGCTCGCCGTGAAGGACCTCACCGAGACCATCGAGGGCGTCCCGAACACGCACGGGCTGAAGCCGCTGGCCGACAACGTCGCCGACCACACCACCGTGACCGTCCGGCGGCTGGAGGCCGCAGGAGCGGTCATCGTCGGGACGACGAACACGCCGGAGCTCGGCCACACGCCGCTCACCTACAACGAGTTGCAGGGCCCGACCGCGACGCCGTTCGACCTCGAGCGCAACGCTGGCGGCTCCTCGGGTGGCTCGGCGGCCGCGCTGGCCGACGGCCTCACCGTCCTCGCGACCGGGAGCGACGTGGGCGGCTCGCTGCGGAACCCGGCGTCGTGCTGTGGCGTCGTCTCGGTCAAACCGTCGTACGGGCTCGTCCCGAAGGAGACCCGCCCGGACGGGTTCAACTCGCACTCCCCGTTCGCCGTGCTGGGGCCGATGGCCCGCAGCGTCGAGGACGTGGGCCTGATGCTGGACGTGCTCGCGGGCCAGGACGACGTGGACCCGTTCTCCGTGCCCGCCGAGGGCGACTACGCGGCGGCCGCGGCGGGCGGCGTTCCGGCCGAGGAGTTCAGTGTCGGCTACTCGCCGGACCTCGACCGGTTCGCCGTGGAGCAGTCGGTGCGCGACGCGTGCCGCGAGGCCGTGGACGCGCTCGCGGACGCGGGCGCCCCGGTCGAGGACGCCACGGTCGGCGGCCCGCCGAAGGGCGACATGACGTTCGACTACGGCAAGCAGGCCACCGCCTTCTTCGCCACCGTCGTCGACCGTCTGGAGGACGAGCATCCCGACCTCGACATCGAGGGTGAGCACGCGGGCGAGGTCTCGCCCACGCTGCTCAACACGCTCGGGATGGGCCGGGGCCACGGCGCCGACGACTACCTGGACGCCAACGTCGGCCGGACGGCGTTCTACGACGCCGTCGAGGACGCCCTGGATGGCCGGGACGCCCTCGCGGTGCCCGTGCTGGCGACGCCGCCGCTGCCGCTAGAGGGGGAGTTCCCCAACGAGATCGACGGCGAGAACGTCGCCGGGCTGCCGATGGACTGGATGCTCTCCTGGCCGTTCAACATGAGCGGCCACCCCGTCGTGACGGTGCCCGCCGGGCTCACGGACGACGGGCTCCCCGTGGGCCTGCAGCTGGTGGGCCACCGCTACGACGAGGAGCGCCTACTGTCGCTGGCGGCCGCGTACGAGGCCGCGAACCCCTGGAGCTACCCGGACGCCTGA
- a CDS encoding NAD(P)-dependent glycerol-1-phosphate dehydrogenase, whose protein sequence is MFEKSTWIRLPRNVVVGHGVLDQVGEAVDDLYLSGTPLLVTSPTPNELAGERVAAQFADQGVVPETTIVEEASFGAVEDVMAAARAADADFLIGIGGGKPIDIAKMAADELDLALVSVPTAASHDGIVSGRGSVPEGDTRHSVAADPPLAVVADTELLAAAPWRLTTAGCADIISNYTAVKDWQLAHRLKNVEYSEYAGALSQMTAEMLVGAADSIKRGLEESAWIVVKALVSSGVAMSIAGSSRPASGAEHLISHQLDRIAPGAALHGHQVGVASLVTEYLHSGEDGEWRNARSALENLGAPTDAAELGIDDEDFLEAVTTAHTIRDRYTILGDGVDERAAREAATVTGVVGRE, encoded by the coding sequence ATGTTCGAGAAGTCGACGTGGATACGCCTGCCCCGGAACGTGGTGGTGGGGCACGGTGTCCTCGACCAGGTGGGCGAAGCGGTCGACGACCTCTACCTGAGCGGGACGCCCCTCCTCGTGACCTCGCCGACGCCGAACGAACTGGCGGGCGAGCGGGTCGCGGCCCAGTTCGCGGACCAGGGTGTCGTCCCCGAGACCACCATCGTCGAGGAGGCCTCCTTCGGCGCCGTGGAGGACGTGATGGCAGCCGCCCGGGCGGCCGACGCGGACTTCCTCATCGGCATCGGCGGCGGCAAGCCCATCGACATCGCGAAGATGGCCGCCGACGAACTGGACCTCGCCCTGGTGTCGGTGCCGACCGCCGCCAGCCACGACGGTATCGTCTCCGGCCGCGGGTCGGTCCCGGAGGGCGACACGCGCCACTCGGTCGCCGCGGACCCGCCGCTCGCCGTCGTCGCGGACACCGAACTCCTCGCTGCGGCTCCCTGGCGCCTGACGACGGCGGGCTGTGCGGACATCATCTCCAACTACACCGCGGTGAAGGACTGGCAGCTCGCGCACCGGCTGAAGAACGTCGAGTACAGCGAGTACGCCGGCGCGCTGAGCCAGATGACCGCCGAGATGCTGGTGGGCGCGGCCGACTCCATCAAGCGCGGGCTGGAGGAGTCGGCGTGGATAGTGGTGAAGGCGCTCGTCTCCTCGGGCGTGGCGATGTCCATCGCTGGCTCCTCGCGGCCGGCGTCGGGCGCCGAGCACCTCATCTCCCACCAGCTCGACCGCATCGCCCCCGGCGCGGCACTCCACGGCCATCAGGTCGGGGTCGCCTCGCTCGTCACGGAGTACCTCCACTCCGGCGAGGACGGGGAGTGGCGGAACGCCCGGAGCGCGCTGGAGAACCTCGGTGCGCCCACGGACGCCGCCGAACTCGGCATCGACGACGAGGACTTCCTCGAGGCGGTGACGACCGCTCACACCATCCGCGACCGCTACACCATCCTCGGCGACGGCGTCGACGAGCGTGCCGCGCGCGAGGCCGCGACGGTGACGGGTGTCGTCGGTCGAGAGTGA
- a CDS encoding nitrite/sulfite reductase has protein sequence MPSKVEGWKDEIYGNEIRDHLFEFAEQGWDAIPDDEQDAWFERFKWWGLYHQRKGQESYFMMRIGTPNGVLEPGQLRVVGEITDEYARGPVDNPEFGGAYADWTTRQSIQLHWIKLEDIPAIFEKLESNGLSTIQACGDSWRNIVGCPVAGKDEHEHVDAWPVARQLHDEFKGNEAYSNMPRKWKVSVTGCDEGCGQGDINDLAFEPAVKEQDGEEVTGFNVRVGGGLSRKEPRFARSIDVFCTPEDAPKVSAGISALFRDHGDREDRFNARIKFLMDEWGPEKFRQVLQDEYMDYELPTAGEDLRDEYTYNAGDGEHGDHVGVYDQPDGKNYVGLSVLTGRMGADDVLELADLADEYGSGEVRLTQRQNIIVTDVPDSELEAFLDEPLLENYSPDPHPFMRGSLACTGTEFCSLSITETKNRMVRYARWMRSNVDVPEGVEDFHIHLSGCTASCAQPQIADISLRGMKTRKDGEPVEAFDIGLGGGLGEDPHFADWVEMRVAADEVPGYIQNLLADYEERREEGQSFRDFIAAHSEEELQEMGEPEETSYEDPYMHNTKMTWYPYAEEDGMNASPAPTDGAGESLPADD, from the coding sequence ATGCCGAGCAAGGTCGAAGGGTGGAAAGACGAGATCTACGGCAACGAGATCCGTGACCATCTCTTCGAGTTCGCAGAACAGGGCTGGGACGCCATCCCGGATGACGAGCAGGACGCCTGGTTCGAGCGCTTCAAATGGTGGGGGCTGTACCACCAGCGGAAGGGCCAGGAGAGCTACTTCATGATGCGCATCGGCACTCCGAACGGGGTGCTGGAGCCGGGCCAGCTGCGGGTCGTCGGCGAGATCACCGACGAGTACGCCCGCGGCCCCGTCGACAATCCGGAGTTCGGCGGCGCGTACGCCGACTGGACCACCCGCCAGAGCATCCAGCTCCACTGGATCAAACTGGAGGACATCCCCGCCATCTTCGAGAAGCTCGAATCGAACGGCCTCTCGACCATCCAGGCCTGCGGCGACTCCTGGCGGAACATCGTCGGCTGTCCCGTCGCCGGGAAGGACGAGCACGAGCACGTCGACGCGTGGCCCGTCGCCCGCCAGCTCCACGACGAGTTCAAGGGCAACGAGGCGTACTCGAACATGCCCCGGAAGTGGAAGGTCTCCGTCACGGGCTGTGACGAGGGCTGTGGCCAGGGTGACATCAACGACCTCGCGTTCGAGCCCGCGGTGAAGGAACAGGACGGCGAGGAGGTCACGGGGTTCAACGTCCGCGTCGGTGGCGGCCTCTCCCGCAAGGAGCCCCGCTTCGCCCGCTCCATCGACGTGTTCTGCACGCCCGAGGACGCGCCGAAGGTGTCCGCCGGAATCAGCGCCCTGTTCCGCGACCACGGCGACCGCGAGGACCGCTTCAACGCCCGCATCAAGTTCCTCATGGACGAGTGGGGCCCGGAGAAGTTCCGCCAGGTCCTGCAGGACGAGTACATGGACTACGAACTGCCCACGGCGGGCGAGGACCTCCGCGACGAGTACACCTACAACGCCGGCGACGGCGAGCACGGTGACCACGTCGGCGTCTACGACCAGCCCGACGGGAAGAACTACGTCGGCCTCTCGGTCCTGACGGGTCGGATGGGTGCCGACGACGTACTGGAGCTGGCCGACCTCGCCGACGAGTACGGCTCCGGCGAGGTCCGTCTGACCCAGCGCCAGAACATCATCGTCACGGACGTGCCCGACTCCGAACTGGAGGCGTTCCTCGACGAACCGCTGCTCGAGAACTACTCGCCCGACCCGCACCCGTTCATGCGGGGCTCGCTCGCCTGTACGGGCACGGAGTTCTGCTCGCTCTCCATCACGGAGACGAAGAACCGCATGGTCCGGTACGCACGCTGGATGCGCAGCAACGTCGACGTGCCCGAGGGCGTCGAGGACTTCCACATCCACCTCTCAGGCTGCACGGCCTCGTGTGCCCAGCCCCAGATCGCGGACATCTCGCTCCGCGGGATGAAGACCCGGAAGGACGGCGAGCCGGTCGAGGCGTTCGACATCGGCCTCGGCGGTGGCCTCGGCGAGGACCCGCACTTCGCGGACTGGGTGGAGATGCGCGTCGCCGCCGACGAGGTGCCGGGCTACATCCAGAACCTCCTCGCCGACTACGAGGAGCGCCGCGAGGAGGGCCAGTCCTTCCGCGACTTCATCGCCGCGCACTCCGAGGAGGAACTGCAGGAGATGGGCGAGCCCGAGGAGACCTCCTACGAGGACCCCTACATGCACAACACGAAGATGACCTGGTACCCCTACGCCGAGGAGGACGGGATGAACGCGAGTCCCGCGCCGACGGACGGTGCGGGCGAGTCGCTGCCCGCCGACGACTAA
- a CDS encoding DUF7119 family protein: MTGRGRDDQGPPADRESPVGQPVIRGEPEVAGDEAVGFDPSDPESLELAADVVRRFSQNTAGADDNVFMLRGAAACAALVRGEGSYKAAAERAGGEATVAFIRKWARVHDLPRSVRRYVALGRIAPTAAKHIARVSGEARFLLAWATLDHGLTVREVRAAASRVNEGMSVEVALAEVGVELGQLTVSLEPDVYRELRRRAALDDVDPSEVVEAALVDYFDRI, translated from the coding sequence ATGACAGGACGGGGACGCGACGACCAGGGGCCGCCTGCCGACCGGGAGTCACCGGTGGGCCAGCCGGTCATCCGGGGCGAGCCGGAGGTGGCCGGCGACGAGGCGGTCGGCTTCGACCCCTCGGACCCCGAGAGCCTCGAGCTCGCGGCGGACGTGGTCCGGCGGTTCTCACAGAACACCGCCGGCGCCGACGACAACGTCTTCATGCTCCGGGGCGCCGCGGCCTGCGCAGCGCTCGTCCGCGGCGAGGGCTCCTACAAGGCCGCCGCCGAACGTGCCGGCGGCGAGGCCACGGTCGCGTTCATCCGCAAGTGGGCACGGGTCCACGACCTCCCGCGCTCGGTCCGGCGCTACGTCGCGCTCGGGCGCATCGCCCCCACCGCCGCGAAACACATCGCCCGCGTCTCCGGCGAGGCCCGCTTCCTGCTCGCCTGGGCCACCCTCGACCACGGCCTCACGGTCCGGGAGGTCCGGGCGGCGGCCTCACGGGTCAACGAGGGGATGAGCGTCGAGGTGGCGCTCGCCGAGGTCGGCGTCGAGCTCGGCCAGCTGACCGTCTCGCTGGAACCGGATGTCTACCGCGAACTCCGCCGGCGCGCCGCGCTGGACGACGTGGACCCCTCCGAGGTCGTCGAGGCTGCACTCGTGGACTACTTCGACCGCATCTGA
- a CDS encoding PGF-CTERM sorting domain-containing protein — MGGAGTGGAGTNHGTSGDYTVFLPNEVDHYPGDMNPGNASIQHRAVSGSAFDGTPSPKGYEAAGFLIIGNEDVNFGECSTENTAAFGLDRENDAEGTKTDESLLAARENSQFKEHEIVIDFFDEGDLAGEPISINAVDEIVAVQNQCYTMPSEPGWYQINGFLNGTGYNGNEFDVSLNSHYFYVCECGSEQAAREQLGPPPSEEGTSGDSEPTATPEATATATATATPEATATATATPETTATATAVPEATATATPEETAEATATAAATATANDGGDQSGDGDGAAGGGAADDGATGGSTATATRTAAPGGAGQGPATPTVGAGPGFGAVAALVGLLAAALLAFRRG; from the coding sequence GTGGGGGGCGCCGGTACCGGGGGTGCCGGGACGAACCACGGCACGAGCGGTGATTACACGGTGTTCCTGCCCAACGAAGTGGACCACTACCCGGGCGATATGAATCCGGGTAACGCGAGCATCCAGCACCGGGCTGTCTCGGGGAGTGCCTTCGACGGGACGCCGTCACCGAAGGGGTACGAGGCGGCCGGCTTCCTCATCATCGGAAACGAGGACGTCAACTTCGGCGAGTGTTCGACGGAGAACACGGCTGCGTTCGGGCTCGACCGCGAGAACGACGCCGAGGGGACGAAGACCGACGAGTCGCTGCTGGCGGCCCGCGAGAACTCGCAGTTCAAGGAACACGAGATCGTCATCGACTTCTTCGACGAGGGGGACCTCGCCGGCGAGCCGATCTCCATCAACGCCGTCGACGAGATCGTGGCCGTCCAGAACCAGTGTTACACGATGCCCAGCGAGCCGGGCTGGTACCAGATCAACGGCTTCCTCAACGGCACCGGCTACAACGGCAACGAGTTCGATGTGTCGCTCAACTCGCACTACTTCTACGTCTGCGAGTGCGGGAGCGAGCAGGCAGCCCGCGAGCAGCTCGGCCCGCCGCCGAGTGAAGAGGGGACCAGCGGCGACAGTGAGCCGACGGCGACGCCCGAGGCGACGGCCACCGCAACCGCGACTGCGACGCCCGAGGCGACGGCCACCGCAACCGCGACCCCGGAAACGACCGCGACCGCGACGGCGGTTCCGGAAGCCACCGCGACGGCGACACCCGAGGAGACGGCCGAAGCGACCGCGACAGCCGCGGCGACCGCGACGGCGAACGACGGTGGGGACCAGAGCGGCGACGGGGACGGTGCTGCCGGTGGTGGTGCTGCTGACGACGGTGCGACCGGCGGGTCGACGGCCACGGCGACCCGGACGGCCGCCCCCGGCGGCGCCGGACAGGGTCCGGCGACCCCGACGGTCGGTGCGGGACCGGGCTTCGGCGCGGTCGCCGCGCTCGTCGGCCTGCTGGCGGCGGCGCTGCTCGCGTTCCGGCGCGGCTGA
- a CDS encoding ABC transporter substrate-binding protein gives MAEETGDTGDGSGRRSFLKYAGAGGAAALAAGCKTRENPGASGGFDNTVTGNSTGSGTAPPQPLAGNSINIGCLAPQPDSFPVGQSMWNSMQLAVEDINKNGVPGIGGRGILGAKLNAVSGNTEASPGTGLNEFNRLVQAEGCKTTFGTFLTQVTLQCFNAMKATQTVHITTAAAGPKPGRIVHERYDEFKWHFRAGPINSFDLARAELEFLNLYADKLGWNTAAALIENIAPFDPFAELLEPNVGEFFDDVPVFKRSSSGTTNWTPLFDEVESSGADVCLIAQALTGTAAVKQWANQNRSFEMGGISLPAQIYEFWEEVSGACQYIFTMNAVTPQTTNTPRTQDFMKRYRKKFDTYPVYSGPITFDAVKAYAVAMARYVIDNDLDRIPTNEEMVDALETYKFDQGTILPEIKFTPPEADYAHEPAWTSMKETGVPVWQQWQVDEEIADDYGVMHSFAPEQNKTSPYAYPDWIDYPGDHPANTEGPPGKDA, from the coding sequence ATGGCAGAGGAAACAGGAGATACGGGTGACGGAAGCGGCCGTCGCTCGTTCCTCAAATACGCGGGGGCCGGTGGGGCCGCCGCGTTGGCAGCGGGTTGTAAGACACGAGAGAATCCAGGCGCCAGCGGCGGCTTCGACAACACCGTCACCGGAAACAGTACCGGCAGCGGGACCGCACCGCCACAGCCCCTCGCTGGCAACAGCATCAACATCGGCTGCCTGGCGCCCCAGCCGGACAGCTTCCCGGTCGGCCAGTCGATGTGGAACTCGATGCAGCTGGCCGTCGAGGACATCAACAAGAACGGCGTGCCCGGCATCGGCGGCCGTGGCATCCTCGGCGCGAAACTCAATGCCGTCTCGGGCAACACCGAGGCCTCGCCGGGGACCGGACTGAACGAGTTCAACCGGCTCGTCCAAGCCGAGGGCTGCAAGACCACCTTCGGCACCTTCCTCACGCAGGTCACGCTCCAGTGCTTCAACGCGATGAAGGCGACCCAGACGGTCCACATCACGACCGCGGCCGCGGGGCCGAAGCCGGGTCGCATCGTCCACGAGCGCTACGACGAGTTCAAGTGGCACTTCCGCGCCGGCCCCATCAACTCCTTCGACCTCGCACGCGCGGAACTCGAGTTCCTCAACCTCTACGCCGACAAGCTCGGCTGGAACACGGCGGCCGCCCTCATCGAGAACATCGCCCCGTTCGACCCCTTCGCCGAGCTGCTCGAGCCGAACGTCGGCGAGTTCTTCGACGACGTGCCGGTGTTCAAGCGCTCCTCCTCGGGGACGACCAACTGGACGCCGCTGTTCGACGAGGTGGAGTCCTCCGGCGCCGACGTCTGTCTGATCGCACAGGCGCTGACGGGCACCGCGGCGGTCAAGCAGTGGGCCAACCAGAACCGCTCGTTCGAGATGGGCGGCATCAGCCTGCCCGCGCAGATCTACGAGTTCTGGGAGGAGGTCTCGGGCGCGTGCCAGTACATCTTCACGATGAACGCCGTCACCCCGCAGACGACCAACACGCCCCGGACCCAGGACTTCATGAAGCGGTACCGGAAGAAGTTCGACACGTATCCCGTCTACTCCGGTCCCATCACCTTCGACGCCGTCAAGGCCTACGCCGTCGCGATGGCGCGCTACGTCATCGACAACGACCTCGACCGCATCCCCACCAACGAGGAGATGGTCGATGCCCTCGAGACGTACAAGTTCGACCAGGGGACCATCCTGCCGGAGATCAAGTTCACGCCGCCGGAGGCCGACTACGCCCACGAGCCGGCCTGGACCTCGATGAAGGAGACCGGCGTCCCGGTCTGGCAGCAGTGGCAGGTCGACGAGGAAATCGCCGACGACTACGGCGTGATGCACTCGTTCGCGCCGGAGCAGAACAAGACCTCGCCGTACGCCTACCCGGACTGGATCGACTACCCCGGCGACCACCCCGCCAACACCGAGGGGCCGCCGGGCAAGGACGCCTGA
- a CDS encoding branched-chain amino acid ABC transporter permease, with protein MVSLANVLINAISISSLYAIIAIGFTLIFGVGGVLNFSHGALITIGAEASWLISGGSSPLKLGLNPAVGLIGGMITAALVSGALYLGVVRFVEDEPVTLLILTFIIGFFIQHACRVFLTGTGNFSVDLIVEGSTSLGGVGVQNISVFIFVLSMLLVALTGLFVSRTKTGKAILAVSMSDKGAAVVGIDARKINLVTWLLAGAFAGIAGVLLTMKNTGTWTMGTQPLILAFSIVILGGLGSIKGSVVGAYIIGFTETITTQYIDSSLQGFSALVLLIVFLLVKPEGLFGREAAE; from the coding sequence ATGGTCAGTCTCGCAAACGTCCTCATCAACGCCATCTCGATCAGTTCCCTCTACGCGATCATCGCGATCGGGTTCACACTGATCTTCGGCGTTGGTGGGGTCCTGAACTTCTCGCACGGCGCGCTAATCACCATCGGGGCGGAAGCCTCGTGGCTCATCTCCGGGGGTAGCTCCCCGCTGAAGCTGGGGCTCAATCCTGCCGTCGGACTCATCGGCGGCATGATCACTGCCGCACTCGTGAGCGGCGCCCTCTACCTCGGGGTCGTCCGGTTCGTCGAGGACGAACCGGTCACGCTGCTCATCCTCACGTTCATCATCGGCTTCTTCATCCAGCACGCCTGTCGGGTGTTCCTGACCGGCACCGGGAACTTCTCCGTCGACCTGATCGTCGAGGGCAGTACGAGCCTGGGCGGCGTCGGCGTCCAGAACATCAGCGTGTTTATTTTCGTGCTGTCGATGCTGCTGGTCGCCCTCACGGGCCTGTTCGTCTCCCGGACGAAGACCGGGAAGGCGATTCTCGCGGTGTCGATGTCCGACAAGGGCGCGGCGGTCGTGGGCATCGACGCCCGGAAGATCAACCTCGTCACGTGGCTCCTGGCGGGCGCGTTCGCCGGCATCGCGGGGGTGCTCCTCACGATGAAGAATACCGGCACCTGGACGATGGGCACCCAGCCGCTCATCCTGGCGTTCTCCATCGTCATCCTGGGTGGCCTCGGTTCCATCAAGGGCTCCGTCGTCGGGGCCTACATCATCGGGTTCACCGAGACCATCACCACCCAGTACATCGACTCCTCACTGCAGGGGTTCTCCGCGCTCGTCCTGTTGATCGTGTTCCTGCTCGTCAAGCCCGAAGGTCTGTTCGGGCGGGAGGCTGCTGAATAA
- a CDS encoding branched-chain amino acid ABC transporter permease: MSTENESIIGGSTGAERRQAVLEKLNPIAMPLRFQIGLLGLLLFVLLPTQLYPDQMGGPTTLIFLAIFGMSWDVVSGYTGQLSFGHAFFIALGGYTTAVLDIQHGITPVIGIPVGMIVAGIGGVLVGLPALRLRGPYLSLVTLIVPIILSKLFTLFNNSFTPLGIPIAPDGLGGRNGPGLPTQLFGIDGSGAVVELASGYSGIQQTALANYYFALALMVVVLVVLIGVTRSSAGSVFTAIREDEDAVAAAGLDGAKFKLFAFVLSALVAGLGGAIWVHTIKTPTPLGILGQDDIQQSINLIIISILGGTGTIVGPIVGAVVYAMTGIVIGLIDPLIGFDLANLRPLPLLAAAMAVLVFAPGGILRAGIRSGRMVLASARGEEYEGQSVGGDGDSALGEIIEKYRAELREIIDERR; encoded by the coding sequence ATGTCCACGGAAAACGAATCCATCATCGGCGGTTCGACCGGCGCCGAGCGCCGACAGGCGGTGCTCGAGAAGCTCAACCCTATCGCGATGCCCCTTCGGTTCCAGATCGGGCTGCTGGGGCTGTTGCTGTTCGTGCTGCTCCCGACACAGCTCTACCCCGACCAGATGGGTGGCCCGACCACCCTCATCTTCCTCGCCATCTTCGGGATGTCGTGGGACGTCGTCTCGGGGTACACCGGGCAGCTCTCGTTCGGACACGCCTTCTTCATCGCGCTGGGCGGCTACACCACCGCCGTCCTCGACATCCAGCACGGCATCACGCCAGTCATCGGCATCCCCGTCGGGATGATCGTGGCGGGCATCGGTGGCGTGCTGGTCGGGCTCCCCGCGCTCCGGCTTCGCGGCCCGTATCTGTCGCTGGTGACGCTCATCGTCCCGATCATCCTGTCGAAGCTGTTCACGCTGTTCAACAACAGCTTCACCCCGCTCGGCATCCCCATCGCGCCCGACGGCCTCGGGGGCCGGAACGGCCCCGGCCTCCCGACCCAGCTGTTCGGCATCGACGGCAGTGGGGCCGTGGTCGAGCTGGCCTCGGGCTACTCCGGTATCCAGCAGACCGCGCTCGCGAACTACTACTTCGCGCTCGCGCTGATGGTCGTGGTGCTGGTGGTGTTAATCGGCGTCACCCGGTCGTCGGCGGGGTCGGTGTTCACCGCCATCCGCGAGGACGAGGACGCCGTCGCGGCCGCGGGGCTGGACGGCGCGAAGTTCAAGCTGTTCGCGTTCGTCCTCTCGGCGCTTGTCGCCGGGCTCGGCGGTGCCATCTGGGTCCACACGATCAAGACCCCGACGCCGCTGGGCATCCTCGGCCAGGACGATATCCAGCAGAGCATCAACCTCATCATCATCTCCATCCTCGGCGGGACCGGCACCATCGTCGGGCCCATCGTGGGAGCGGTGGTGTACGCGATGACCGGCATCGTCATCGGGCTGATCGACCCGCTCATCGGCTTCGATCTGGCCAACCTGCGGCCGCTCCCGCTGCTGGCAGCCGCGATGGCCGTCCTCGTGTTCGCGCCCGGTGGCATCCTCCGGGCGGGCATCCGGAGCGGTCGGATGGTGCTGGCGTCGGCTCGCGGCGAGGAGTACGAGGGCCAGTCGGTCGGCGGCGACGGCGACTCCGCCCTCGGGGAGATCATCGAGAAGTACCGCGCGGAACTGCGTGAGATCATCGACGAGCGTCGATAA
- a CDS encoding ABC transporter ATP-binding protein — protein MSTDEQQSGERATPTGSGLGPQDGVLVANDLRKEFGGLTAVDDLSFAVQEQEILGFIGPNGAGKSTTFNCVTGFYEPTDGTVWFKGEDVTGLDSHEMVQAGMARTFQDFAPLSDRTVVRNVALSLAPDELFTLAGVGGETTRLAEEICRRVGLGDQLQETPSELPHAGMLKLELAKAIATNPDLMLVDEPFAGLSSGEVQELTDVLLSLRDNGMTLIVVDHNMRGLLNLIDRAFVIQFGAKIAEGSPDEITDDPKVQEAYLGGDEI, from the coding sequence ATGAGCACTGACGAACAACAGAGCGGCGAGCGCGCCACGCCCACGGGGAGCGGTCTCGGCCCCCAGGACGGCGTCCTCGTCGCCAACGACCTGCGGAAGGAGTTCGGCGGACTGACGGCGGTCGACGACCTGTCGTTCGCCGTCCAGGAACAGGAGATCCTCGGCTTCATCGGTCCGAACGGCGCCGGGAAGTCGACCACGTTCAACTGCGTCACCGGCTTCTACGAGCCGACCGACGGTACCGTCTGGTTCAAGGGTGAGGACGTCACCGGGCTGGACTCCCACGAGATGGTCCAGGCGGGGATGGCCCGCACCTTCCAGGACTTCGCCCCACTCTCGGACCGCACGGTTGTCCGGAACGTGGCGCTGTCACTGGCGCCCGACGAGCTGTTCACGCTCGCGGGCGTGGGCGGCGAGACGACGCGGCTGGCAGAGGAGATCTGCCGCCGCGTCGGGCTGGGTGACCAGCTCCAGGAGACACCCAGCGAACTCCCGCACGCCGGGATGTTGAAGCTGGAGCTGGCCAAAGCCATCGCGACCAACCCCGACCTGATGCTGGTCGACGAGCCGTTCGCCGGCCTCTCCAGCGGCGAGGTCCAGGAACTGACGGACGTACTCCTCAGCCTCCGGGACAACGGGATGACCCTCATCGTGGTCGACCACAACATGCGTGGCCTGCTGAACCTCATCGACCGCGCGTTCGTCATCCAGTTCGGTGCGAAGATCGCCGAGGGGTCACCCGACGAGATCACGGACGACCCGAAAGTTCAAGAAGCATACCTCGGTGGTGATGAGATATGA